The following are encoded together in the Geobacter sulfurreducens PCA genome:
- a CDS encoding class I SAM-dependent methyltransferase: MTRGLSGAVPLAHFFLRERVKPGDRVVDATCGNGHDTLFLAELVGPEGRVWAFDIQDAALAATAKRLEAAGCGERVELVNGGHERLAELVPGPVTAVVFNLGFLPGAENGTITTPATTGAALDQATELLLPGGIVTVAVYTGHPGGPEEEAAVDAWAASLPPARFNVWRCRQGNRSSAAPYLVVAECRA, encoded by the coding sequence GTGACTAGGGGGCTCAGCGGTGCGGTCCCGCTGGCGCACTTTTTCCTGCGCGAACGGGTGAAGCCGGGGGACCGGGTGGTCGACGCCACCTGCGGCAACGGCCATGATACCCTCTTTCTCGCGGAGCTGGTGGGGCCGGAGGGACGGGTCTGGGCGTTCGATATTCAGGATGCGGCCCTGGCCGCCACGGCGAAGCGGTTGGAAGCGGCCGGATGCGGGGAGCGGGTGGAGCTGGTCAACGGCGGTCACGAACGGCTGGCGGAACTGGTGCCCGGTCCGGTGACCGCCGTGGTGTTCAACTTGGGGTTTCTGCCCGGCGCGGAGAACGGCACGATCACCACCCCGGCAACCACCGGCGCGGCCCTGGACCAGGCGACGGAACTACTCCTGCCCGGCGGCATCGTTACGGTGGCGGTCTACACCGGCCATCCCGGCGGGCCGGAAGAGGAGGCAGCCGTGGATGCCTGGGCAGCCTCCCTGCCGCCGGCACGTTTCAATGTCTGGCGCTGCCGCCAGGGCAACCGTTCGTCCGCCGCGCCCTACCTGGTGGTGGCTGAGTGCCGCGCCTGA
- a CDS encoding MMPL family transporter, translating to MQHTNDRKRFTGLFGVVARHPRLVLGVSLLLAVLSVLYTWQEMSFLTGRDDLMPKNAPFQQDYRANRAEFGDREEIVVVVESGDQARASGFAERLAADLSADRTRFRDVFHPNGLPFFREHGLLLLPLDELRSLRENLTLAEPVLKDLASTPSVQTLFTHLTTRMDVYTAADDSSAGRDRERAGLVFMLDKLGSGIASFGGGKGSFSLEEVFLGGDSALARAQRMQIVTVRPVRDAASFVPAEEAIRVVRARVAELKARPEFAGVTVGLTGTPVLEYEEMATSERDITLATGLSLALTVVLLLAAFRGVLNVAAAMVSLVVAICVSFGVATLVVGHLNILSMVFAVMLIGIGIEYGIQVVLRYQEELGLGAGELEAVNTGLSRNMLAIVMAAATTAAAFFTFAFTDFRGIAELGIIASLGIAVCVAVTFTTLPAALVLLVPLRKTRETEREARAAGLLRRSPRFARLEAFLFGHPRIVVGITVLLCLASLYPLADTRFDYNLLNLQARGLESVEYAYKLMKSRENAGYFAEVTAATPAEARMLTARLEQLPTVDHVVSLLTFVPDDQDAKLRELAVLRDELADVNPVPYEEDLRVMELPTVFENFRTSVERFKVRLEAEKRPEAVRVGAFLATLDRFFADLEKEKDRNALGMLRDFQGGMLASFPEQIQQLKASLAVRPVTEADVPQQLRERFVGKSGTYLLQVAPRQEIFEREPLKRFLDQVRSVAPRANGEPVMVYESMTIMRDAYLRAFVYAFGAIVLILFITFRSLVYTLVGLVPLVVGMLLMVGGMWLAGIPFNSANIIVLPLILGIAVDSGIYIINRFRREEGDAASVIMSSTGLGVIYNTLTIMASFGALMVARHQGVFSIGAVMSLGMVACQAAFILVLPAVLTLVGKRSD from the coding sequence ATGCAGCACACAAACGACAGAAAACGGTTTACGGGACTTTTCGGCGTCGTCGCCCGCCATCCGCGCCTCGTTCTCGGGGTGTCACTCCTGCTGGCAGTGCTTTCGGTGCTCTATACCTGGCAGGAGATGAGCTTCCTGACCGGCCGCGACGACCTGATGCCGAAAAATGCGCCGTTCCAGCAGGACTACCGGGCAAACCGGGCGGAATTCGGCGACCGCGAAGAGATCGTCGTGGTGGTCGAGAGCGGCGATCAGGCCAGGGCATCGGGCTTTGCCGAACGCCTGGCCGCGGACCTCTCGGCCGATCGGACGCGCTTTCGCGATGTCTTTCACCCCAACGGTCTTCCGTTTTTCCGGGAGCACGGCCTGTTGCTCCTTCCCCTGGACGAGCTGCGGTCGCTCCGAGAAAACCTTACCCTGGCCGAGCCGGTGCTGAAGGATCTCGCCTCAACGCCGTCGGTCCAGACCCTCTTTACCCATCTTACCACACGCATGGACGTTTACACGGCGGCGGACGATTCTTCCGCCGGCCGCGACCGGGAACGGGCGGGACTCGTCTTTATGCTCGACAAGCTGGGCAGCGGCATTGCCTCCTTTGGCGGCGGCAAGGGCTCCTTTTCCCTTGAAGAGGTCTTCCTCGGTGGGGACTCGGCTCTGGCCCGGGCCCAGCGGATGCAGATAGTGACGGTCAGGCCGGTGCGCGACGCTGCCAGTTTTGTTCCGGCCGAGGAGGCGATCCGCGTGGTCCGCGCCCGGGTGGCTGAGCTCAAGGCACGTCCCGAGTTCGCCGGCGTGACCGTTGGGCTCACCGGCACGCCGGTTCTGGAGTACGAGGAGATGGCAACCAGCGAGCGGGACATCACCCTGGCAACGGGTCTCTCCCTGGCCCTGACCGTGGTCCTCCTGCTGGCGGCCTTCCGGGGGGTGCTGAACGTGGCGGCCGCCATGGTTTCCCTGGTGGTGGCCATCTGCGTCTCCTTCGGCGTGGCGACCCTGGTGGTCGGGCACCTGAACATCCTTTCCATGGTCTTTGCGGTCATGCTGATCGGCATCGGCATCGAGTACGGCATCCAGGTGGTGCTCCGCTACCAGGAAGAGCTGGGGCTCGGGGCCGGTGAACTGGAGGCCGTGAACACGGGGCTCAGCCGGAACATGCTCGCCATTGTCATGGCCGCCGCCACCACGGCAGCGGCGTTTTTCACCTTCGCCTTCACCGATTTCCGGGGAATTGCCGAGCTGGGGATCATCGCCTCCCTCGGCATTGCCGTCTGCGTGGCCGTTACCTTCACCACCCTGCCCGCGGCCCTGGTCCTTCTCGTGCCGCTGCGCAAAACGAGGGAGACCGAGCGAGAAGCCCGGGCCGCCGGCCTGCTGAGGCGCTCACCCCGGTTCGCACGGCTGGAGGCGTTTCTCTTCGGCCATCCGCGGATCGTCGTGGGGATCACTGTTCTGCTCTGCCTCGCTTCGCTCTATCCGCTGGCCGATACCCGCTTCGACTACAATCTCCTTAACCTGCAGGCCCGGGGGCTCGAGTCGGTGGAGTATGCCTACAAGCTGATGAAAAGCAGGGAGAATGCGGGCTACTTCGCCGAAGTGACCGCTGCGACGCCGGCCGAGGCCAGGATGCTCACGGCCCGCCTGGAGCAGTTGCCGACGGTCGACCACGTGGTGAGCCTCCTTACGTTCGTCCCCGACGATCAGGATGCCAAGCTCCGGGAACTGGCCGTGCTGCGGGATGAACTGGCCGATGTGAACCCGGTTCCCTACGAGGAGGATCTGCGGGTCATGGAACTCCCCACGGTGTTCGAGAATTTCCGTACCTCCGTGGAGCGGTTCAAGGTGCGGCTCGAGGCGGAGAAGAGGCCCGAGGCTGTTCGGGTGGGGGCCTTCCTCGCCACCCTTGATCGTTTCTTCGCTGACCTTGAGAAAGAAAAGGACCGCAATGCCCTCGGCATGCTCCGGGATTTCCAGGGGGGGATGCTCGCCTCGTTCCCGGAACAGATCCAGCAGCTCAAGGCAAGCCTCGCAGTCCGTCCGGTAACCGAGGCGGACGTGCCTCAGCAGCTCAGGGAGCGCTTCGTGGGGAAAAGCGGCACGTATCTGCTCCAGGTGGCGCCCCGGCAGGAGATTTTCGAGCGCGAGCCACTGAAGCGGTTCCTGGACCAGGTTCGCAGCGTGGCGCCCCGGGCCAACGGCGAGCCGGTTATGGTCTACGAATCCATGACCATCATGCGCGACGCCTACTTGCGGGCGTTCGTCTACGCCTTCGGTGCAATCGTGCTGATCCTGTTCATTACCTTCCGCAGTCTAGTCTATACCCTGGTGGGGCTCGTGCCGCTGGTGGTGGGAATGCTCCTCATGGTGGGGGGGATGTGGCTGGCCGGCATTCCCTTCAACTCTGCCAATATCATCGTGCTGCCGCTTATCCTCGGCATTGCCGTGGATTCGGGGATCTACATCATCAACCGCTTCCGCCGGGAAGAGGGGGACGCTGCCTCGGTCATCATGAGCAGCACCGGCCTGGGCGTCATCTACAATACACTCACCATCATGGCGAGCTTCGGCGCGCTCATGGTGGCCCGCCACCAAGGGGTCTTCAGCATCGGGGCGGTCATGAGCCTGGGCATGGTGGCCTGCCAGGCCGCGTTCATCCTGGTGCTGCCGGCGGTGTTGACGCTGGTGGGGAAGCGTAGTGACTAG
- a CDS encoding sugar kinase → MVVTGLGQCCWDTLAEVEEYPSPDSKAESGQWVEQGGGPAATALVTVARLGLQCRFAGVVGDDAAGALIRHALHAEGIDVTHLLTRPGAASQRAFIMVERTGGRRTIVWQRPTGAHLAPAELEEPFWSGSAFLHLDGLMEEASLHGVREARRRGIPVMVDAGRMRPGMRELAKLCDYLVAAEQFFLDLGWDGSEEQFARLADGLGAPTVTVTLGDRGSLTRHDGTTCHVPAFPVTTLDTTGAGDVFHGGYLFGLLKGWPLRETVIFASAAAALSCLHLGAQRGAPRLDEVIRFLVDRGIPVPAV, encoded by the coding sequence ATGGTTGTGACGGGACTGGGACAGTGCTGCTGGGACACGCTGGCTGAGGTGGAGGAGTATCCCTCGCCCGACAGCAAAGCAGAATCGGGACAATGGGTGGAGCAGGGAGGAGGGCCGGCGGCCACGGCACTGGTGACTGTGGCGAGACTCGGCCTGCAGTGCCGCTTTGCCGGTGTGGTGGGGGACGATGCCGCGGGCGCGCTGATCCGCCATGCGCTCCACGCGGAAGGAATTGACGTGACCCATCTGCTCACCCGGCCGGGAGCCGCCTCCCAGCGGGCCTTCATCATGGTCGAACGGACCGGCGGGCGGCGGACCATCGTCTGGCAGCGCCCCACCGGCGCCCACCTGGCCCCTGCGGAACTTGAGGAGCCGTTCTGGTCCGGCAGCGCCTTCCTCCACCTGGACGGGCTCATGGAAGAGGCGTCCCTCCATGGGGTCCGGGAGGCCCGGCGCCGGGGAATCCCGGTCATGGTGGACGCGGGCCGGATGCGTCCTGGGATGCGGGAGCTCGCGAAACTCTGCGATTACCTGGTGGCGGCGGAGCAGTTCTTCCTCGACTTGGGCTGGGACGGTTCCGAGGAGCAGTTCGCACGGCTTGCCGACGGCCTCGGCGCACCGACAGTCACCGTTACCTTGGGCGACAGGGGGAGCCTCACCCGGCACGACGGAACGACCTGCCACGTGCCGGCGTTTCCCGTAACGACCCTGGACACCACGGGTGCCGGGGATGTCTTTCACGGGGGCTATCTGTTCGGGCTCCTCAAGGGGTGGCCGTTGCGGGAGACGGTGATCTTCGCCTCGGCCGCGGCGGCCCTTTCATGCCTTCACCTGGGTGCCCAGCGGGGAGCGCCCCGGCTGGACGAAGTGATCCGGTTCCTCGTTGACCGGGGAATTCCCGTGCCGGCCGTCTGA
- a CDS encoding glucose 1-dehydrogenase — translation MPLKGKVAVVTGGAQGIGKAVVKKLMEKGCAVVMADTDWEAGEETAAGFAGLGRVLFVPADVGREDDVRVLVERAASHFGRLDILVCNAGVFRSVPLEHCSLDEWQRLIGTNLTGAFLCAKHAAPFLACHGGSIVTIASTRAFMSEPDTEAYAASKGGLVALTHALAVSLGPGVRVNCISPGWIETCEWQKASRRRPAAHSEEDRSQHPAGRVGTPEDVASLAAWLVSPEAGFVTGVNFVVDGGMTRKMVYV, via the coding sequence ATGCCGCTCAAGGGAAAGGTTGCCGTAGTTACCGGGGGAGCCCAGGGAATCGGCAAGGCGGTCGTGAAGAAGCTGATGGAAAAGGGATGCGCCGTGGTCATGGCCGACACGGACTGGGAGGCCGGGGAGGAAACGGCCGCCGGGTTCGCCGGACTCGGCCGGGTCCTGTTCGTTCCCGCCGACGTGGGCCGGGAGGACGATGTCCGCGTGCTCGTGGAGCGGGCGGCGTCGCATTTCGGCAGGCTGGACATCCTGGTCTGCAATGCCGGCGTCTTCCGGAGCGTTCCCCTGGAGCACTGTTCCCTGGACGAATGGCAGAGGCTAATCGGCACCAATCTGACCGGCGCCTTTCTCTGCGCGAAGCACGCTGCACCGTTCCTGGCGTGCCACGGCGGCAGCATCGTCACCATCGCCTCCACCCGGGCATTCATGTCCGAGCCCGACACCGAGGCCTACGCCGCGTCCAAGGGGGGGCTGGTGGCGCTCACCCATGCCCTGGCCGTTTCCCTCGGCCCCGGCGTGCGGGTGAACTGCATCTCTCCCGGCTGGATCGAGACCTGCGAGTGGCAGAAGGCGAGCCGTCGCCGGCCCGCGGCACATTCGGAGGAGGACCGGAGCCAGCACCCCGCCGGCCGGGTCGGCACGCCGGAGGATGTGGCATCCCTGGCGGCGTGGCTGGTCTCGCCCGAGGCGGGATTCGTCACCGGCGTCAATTTCGTGGTGGACGGGGGAATGACGCGGAAGATGGTGTACGTGTAA
- the hpnI gene encoding bacteriohopanetetrol glucosamine biosynthesis glycosyltransferase HpnI: MTPDTLLPLLAVLPPLAYGLLALFCARAWFGRQRPGPGHTPPVTILKPVKGMDAESFENFASFCRQEYGGPWQMLFACASADDPVIPVIRRLMAEFPDRDIDLVVDGTIHGPNYKVSNLINAFPRARHDILIVCDSDIRVTSDYLGEVTAPFADPAVGLVTSLYRSPGVRGAATALEAMGFTVEMVPNVMVAQRLEGLSFALGASMAVRRTALESIGGFPALTHYLADDYQLGNKIHRAGWRLELSDCFVESVMHRENLTTVLSRQLRWCRTMRASRPGGYLGSGITQPVPLACLALLVSGCSAAGWGAVILLYLTRALVAVTFSRRYLRDGIFPRWLWLLPLRDILAFATWALSFAGNRVRWRGNLFRLLPGGKIVEIG, from the coding sequence GTGACGCCCGACACCCTGCTTCCCCTCCTCGCCGTTCTCCCGCCGCTGGCCTACGGGCTCCTGGCACTCTTCTGCGCCCGGGCCTGGTTCGGCCGGCAGCGACCCGGACCGGGACACACCCCGCCGGTGACCATCCTCAAGCCGGTCAAGGGGATGGACGCAGAGAGCTTCGAGAACTTCGCCTCCTTCTGCCGCCAGGAGTACGGCGGGCCGTGGCAGATGCTCTTTGCCTGCGCCTCGGCCGACGACCCGGTCATTCCGGTGATCCGGCGCCTCATGGCCGAGTTTCCGGACCGTGACATCGATCTGGTGGTGGACGGCACCATCCATGGCCCCAACTACAAGGTCTCCAACCTGATCAACGCCTTCCCAAGGGCCAGGCACGACATCCTCATCGTCTGCGACAGCGACATCCGTGTCACGTCCGACTATCTGGGGGAGGTGACCGCGCCGTTCGCCGACCCGGCAGTGGGGCTCGTCACCTCTCTCTACCGGAGCCCCGGCGTACGGGGCGCCGCCACGGCCCTGGAGGCCATGGGGTTCACAGTGGAGATGGTGCCGAACGTCATGGTCGCCCAACGGCTCGAAGGGCTTTCCTTCGCCCTGGGCGCCTCCATGGCGGTGCGGCGCACGGCACTGGAGTCCATCGGCGGCTTCCCGGCCCTGACCCACTATCTGGCCGACGACTACCAGCTGGGCAACAAGATCCACCGGGCCGGCTGGCGGCTGGAGCTGTCGGACTGTTTCGTGGAGAGCGTCATGCACCGGGAGAACCTGACCACGGTCCTCTCCCGCCAGCTCCGCTGGTGCCGCACCATGCGGGCCTCGCGCCCCGGCGGCTACCTGGGCTCGGGCATCACCCAGCCCGTTCCCCTGGCCTGCCTGGCACTTCTGGTGTCGGGCTGTTCCGCCGCCGGATGGGGGGCGGTGATCCTCCTCTACCTGACCCGCGCCCTGGTGGCCGTTACCTTCAGCCGCCGGTACCTGCGGGACGGCATCTTCCCCCGCTGGCTCTGGCTCCTCCCCCTGCGCGACATCCTCGCCTTCGCCACCTGGGCCCTCTCCTTCGCCGGCAACCGGGTCCGCTGGCGCGGCAACCTCTTCCGGCTCCTGCCGGGAGGAAAGATCGTGGAAATCGGCTGA
- a CDS encoding PAS domain-containing sensor histidine kinase — protein sequence MNSDRLALILETATDGFWDWDLRADRLFLSEGYRTLIGYSSDETFIDSVFIEAIVHPDDRPACVPVIRDLMDGSRISATLEYRILRGDGATVWVQARGTAVDHDDAGRPARMVGTIFDITARKRNEEQLVLMGAVVDDATDEIFWADRQGRLVYVNRAACENLGYSREELLSMTVSDVDPLVPSDRWPVMWETVRLQGGFVMDSVHRTRDGRDIPKEISVRYASIGGREIVYGFARDISERKRVEEALRTSEHRLRLMVEHLPAGAAHREGDRLLVNRAVEEITGYRRHELDTLDKWFSTIYGEQAAEVRAVYEADRAAGMRVPRIMPVRRKDGTIRHLEFFGYQYESGEVWLLHDVTDRRAVEEEIRRLNADLEARVRERTADLESFCHSVSHDLRAPLRHIAGYARMLQEDYRDRLDDTGRHCLSRIGRAAVNMGELVDGLLSLSHISREDIERRNVSLSSIARSVGRELSEREPDRKVELEVADGINGCGDPRLLRILFENLLGNAWKFTARVERPKVEFRMESRDGKNVYVVRDNGVGFDMRYVHKLFGSFERLHGPEEFSGPGMGLAIVRRIVERHGGTVRAESEIGRGAAFSFTLG from the coding sequence ATGAATTCCGACCGCCTCGCCTTGATCCTGGAAACCGCCACCGACGGATTCTGGGATTGGGACCTGCGCGCTGACCGACTTTTCCTGAGTGAAGGCTACCGCACCCTGATCGGCTACTCATCCGACGAAACCTTTATTGACAGCGTCTTTATCGAGGCAATCGTCCATCCCGACGATCGGCCCGCGTGCGTGCCGGTCATCAGAGACCTCATGGATGGGAGCCGCATCTCGGCCACCCTTGAATACCGTATCCTGCGGGGTGACGGCGCCACCGTCTGGGTCCAGGCGCGGGGGACCGCCGTGGACCATGATGACGCCGGTCGCCCGGCCCGGATGGTGGGGACCATCTTCGATATAACCGCACGCAAGCGGAACGAGGAACAACTCGTCCTGATGGGGGCGGTGGTCGATGATGCCACCGATGAAATCTTCTGGGCGGACCGCCAGGGGCGCCTGGTGTATGTCAACCGGGCGGCCTGCGAGAACCTCGGTTATTCCCGCGAAGAGCTCCTCTCCATGACCGTCAGCGACGTGGATCCCCTGGTCCCCTCCGACCGCTGGCCCGTCATGTGGGAAACGGTGCGGCTCCAGGGTGGGTTCGTTATGGACTCGGTCCACCGGACCCGGGACGGCCGCGACATCCCCAAGGAGATTTCCGTCAGGTATGCGAGCATCGGTGGGCGGGAGATCGTCTACGGCTTTGCCCGTGATATCAGCGAGCGGAAACGGGTGGAAGAAGCCCTGCGCACCAGTGAGCACCGGCTGCGGCTCATGGTGGAGCATCTGCCTGCAGGCGCCGCCCACCGGGAGGGTGACCGGCTCCTGGTCAACCGGGCAGTGGAAGAGATAACCGGTTACCGGCGCCATGAACTGGACACCCTCGACAAGTGGTTTTCTACCATCTACGGCGAGCAGGCCGCAGAGGTCCGCGCCGTCTACGAGGCGGATCGCGCGGCGGGGATGCGCGTCCCCCGCATCATGCCCGTCAGGCGCAAGGACGGCACGATCCGCCACCTGGAGTTCTTCGGTTACCAGTACGAATCGGGCGAGGTCTGGCTCCTGCACGACGTCACCGACCGTCGGGCCGTCGAGGAGGAAATCCGGCGGCTGAATGCCGACCTGGAAGCGCGGGTCCGGGAGCGCACCGCCGACCTGGAGTCGTTCTGTCACTCGGTCTCCCATGACCTGCGGGCACCCCTGCGGCACATCGCCGGCTATGCACGGATGCTCCAGGAGGACTACCGGGACCGTCTCGATGACACCGGCCGCCACTGCCTGTCGCGCATCGGCCGGGCGGCGGTCAATATGGGTGAGCTGGTGGACGGGCTCCTGAGTCTGTCTCACATCTCACGGGAGGACATTGAGCGCCGTAATGTCAGCCTGAGCTCCATTGCGCGCTCGGTGGGCCGCGAATTGTCCGAACGGGAGCCGGACCGCAAGGTGGAACTCGAGGTTGCCGACGGGATCAACGGTTGCGGTGACCCGCGCCTGCTCAGGATACTGTTCGAAAACCTCCTGGGCAATGCCTGGAAGTTTACTGCACGTGTCGAGCGGCCCAAGGTCGAGTTCCGCATGGAGTCCCGCGATGGCAAAAATGTGTATGTCGTCCGCGACAACGGCGTTGGCTTCGATATGCGCTATGTTCACAAGCTCTTCGGTTCCTTCGAGCGGCTCCACGGCCCCGAGGAATTCTCCGGCCCAGGCATGGGGCTGGCCATTGTCCGCCGGATCGTGGAACGCCACGGCGGCACGGTCCGGGCCGAGAGCGAGATCGGACGGGGGGCCGCGTTCTCCTTCACTCTCGGCTGA
- a CDS encoding HAD family hydrolase: MTDERRPDPVVPDLLARPYWIFDMDGTLTEPVHDFAAIRAALGVPAGCDILGHLDTLPEGESRRLHGLLDEIEIELAGRAEASAGARRLVQALDRRGVRMGIVTRNTRQVALRVLEHIGVGSYFPAGSILGRHDALPKPEPDGILRLAASWGTTGRSAVMVGDYLFDLQCGRSAGALTVHVDRTRAFRWPQFTDLAVASLEELAELVERGISRE; the protein is encoded by the coding sequence ATGACGGACGAACGGCGTCCGGACCCGGTCGTGCCTGACCTGCTGGCGCGCCCTTACTGGATCTTCGACATGGATGGAACCCTGACCGAGCCGGTTCACGACTTCGCCGCCATACGCGCCGCCCTGGGGGTGCCGGCGGGGTGCGACATCCTCGGCCATCTGGACACTCTCCCCGAAGGGGAGTCGCGGCGTCTACACGGACTTCTGGACGAAATCGAGATCGAACTGGCGGGCCGGGCCGAGGCGTCCGCCGGAGCCCGGCGCCTGGTGCAGGCCCTGGACCGGCGCGGAGTACGCATGGGGATCGTGACCCGCAACACGAGACAGGTGGCGCTGCGGGTGCTGGAACATATCGGCGTGGGGAGCTACTTCCCGGCCGGGAGCATTCTGGGGCGTCACGACGCACTCCCCAAGCCGGAGCCGGACGGCATCCTCCGCCTGGCGGCATCCTGGGGGACAACCGGACGGTCTGCGGTAATGGTGGGGGACTACCTCTTCGACCTCCAGTGCGGCCGGTCGGCAGGGGCGCTCACGGTACACGTGGACCGGACCCGAGCCTTCCGCTGGCCCCAGTTCACCGATCTGGCGGTGGCAAGCCTGGAAGAGCTGGCTGAACTGGTGGAACGGGGAATCAGCCGAGAGTGA
- a CDS encoding translation initiation factor Sui1, translated as MKGKSSSGATLVWSSEHGRICSGCGKPVASCSCREKGAAPAGDGIVRVRRETKGRGGKTVTVITGVPLNEAGVRELAGELKRRCGTGGTVKEGVVEIQGDHADLLVAELTRRGFIVKRAGG; from the coding sequence ATGAAAGGGAAAAGCTCGTCCGGCGCCACCCTTGTCTGGTCGTCGGAACACGGTCGAATCTGTTCCGGCTGCGGCAAGCCGGTTGCATCCTGTTCCTGCCGGGAAAAGGGCGCGGCCCCGGCCGGAGACGGCATTGTGCGGGTCAGGCGCGAAACAAAAGGGCGGGGCGGCAAGACGGTAACCGTGATCACGGGAGTCCCCCTGAACGAGGCGGGGGTCAGGGAGCTTGCCGGTGAGCTCAAGCGCCGCTGCGGCACCGGCGGCACGGTGAAGGAGGGGGTCGTGGAGATCCAGGGCGATCACGCCGACCTTCTGGTAGCCGAGCTCACGCGGCGGGGATTCATCGTCAAGCGGGCCGGAGGGTAA